In Virgibacillus sp. NKC19-16, a single genomic region encodes these proteins:
- a CDS encoding endonuclease MutS2 has protein sequence MNDRILRTMEFEKIIEQLNNQAATSLGKDLAFGLRPSTDISEVKMLQRETDEAMQIIRLNLSIPLGGVADIRASLKRSVIGGILSTSEALDVATTIYGGRQVKTFIESLEEDLPILKELVMQITPLRDLETHIKSCIDDHGHVMDSASEKLRGIRSSIRTFESRVRDKLDSYTKSNSNMLSDSIITIRNERYVLPVKQEHRGSIGGIVHDQSASGQTLFMEPKSVVDLNNQLQEARVKEKQEVERILQVISERISEQEAFLQDNVTVLAKIDFMFARAKLGRQMKAAMPIMNEQGIIKMSQARHPLISSDEVVANDVEIGETYTAIVITGPNTGGKTVTLKMVGLCTLMAQSGLQIPALDGCEMAVFEDVFADIGDEQSIEQDLSTFSSHMTNIVEILENVDHKTLVLFDELGAGTDPQEGAALAMSILDDVVSRGARIIATTHYPELKAYGYNRNNVVNASVEFDMETLQPTYRLLIGVPGRSNAFDISKRLGLSDSVIEQARSHIGVDSTSVENMIASLEKSQLNAEKDYQEAHQILLESEKLREDMEKQWKQFDQKRETLYKKAEEKAEKALNKAREEAELIVDEVRSMKNNTQIKEHEWIEAKKMLEEARPNLSQKQDTKKESPSVRNNTALHPGDEIKLTTINQQGTVLEKVNEHEYLVQVGIMKVKVKREDLQLIGKQKETVEEPVATIKGSNYHVKTELDLRGERFEDAMSKLEKYMDDALLAGYSKVSIIHGKGTGALRKGVQEFARNHTSIASSRPGSSGEGGSGVTVIEFR, from the coding sequence ATGAACGATAGAATTCTCCGTACAATGGAATTTGAAAAAATTATCGAACAATTGAATAACCAGGCGGCCACTTCATTGGGAAAAGATCTTGCTTTCGGGCTTCGACCATCTACGGATATAAGTGAAGTGAAGATGTTACAACGTGAAACGGATGAAGCCATGCAAATTATACGCTTAAACCTGTCTATTCCTTTAGGGGGGGTCGCTGACATTCGAGCAAGCCTAAAACGAAGCGTTATTGGAGGCATTCTTTCAACAAGCGAAGCGTTGGATGTTGCAACTACCATTTATGGTGGCCGACAAGTAAAGACTTTTATTGAAAGTCTGGAAGAGGATCTCCCTATTTTAAAAGAGCTTGTGATGCAAATTACACCACTTAGAGATCTGGAAACACATATAAAGAGCTGTATTGACGATCATGGACATGTGATGGATAGTGCTTCTGAGAAATTGCGCGGAATTCGTTCATCTATTCGTACATTTGAAAGCAGGGTGCGTGATAAACTAGATAGCTATACAAAATCAAACAGCAATATGTTGTCTGATTCAATTATCACGATAAGAAATGAACGGTATGTGCTTCCAGTAAAACAAGAACACCGAGGCTCCATTGGGGGGATTGTTCATGATCAATCTGCTTCCGGCCAGACATTATTTATGGAACCAAAGTCTGTCGTCGATCTGAATAATCAATTACAGGAAGCAAGAGTCAAAGAAAAGCAGGAAGTTGAGCGGATCTTACAAGTTATAAGTGAACGCATTTCAGAGCAGGAGGCATTTTTACAGGATAATGTTACTGTTTTAGCTAAAATCGATTTCATGTTTGCCCGTGCTAAACTGGGCAGACAAATGAAAGCAGCAATGCCGATCATGAATGAGCAAGGCATTATCAAAATGTCTCAGGCACGTCATCCGCTCATATCAAGCGATGAGGTAGTCGCAAATGATGTGGAGATTGGTGAAACATATACGGCAATTGTCATTACAGGACCGAATACAGGCGGAAAAACAGTTACATTAAAAATGGTCGGCTTATGTACATTAATGGCCCAATCCGGCTTGCAAATCCCGGCACTGGACGGCTGTGAAATGGCAGTATTTGAAGATGTTTTTGCAGATATTGGTGATGAACAATCAATTGAACAGGATTTAAGTACTTTTTCTTCCCACATGACGAATATTGTAGAAATTCTAGAAAATGTAGATCATAAAACATTGGTATTATTTGATGAGTTGGGTGCTGGAACAGATCCACAGGAAGGTGCGGCATTAGCCATGTCTATTCTGGATGACGTTGTATCCAGAGGCGCCCGCATTATTGCTACGACCCATTACCCGGAACTTAAAGCATATGGCTATAACAGAAACAATGTAGTTAACGCATCTGTGGAATTTGATATGGAGACACTTCAACCAACCTATCGTTTACTGATAGGTGTGCCCGGCAGGAGTAATGCGTTTGATATATCCAAACGTTTAGGTTTAAGTGATTCTGTTATTGAACAAGCTAGGAGTCATATTGGCGTAGACTCTACAAGTGTTGAAAATATGATTGCTTCATTGGAGAAGTCTCAATTGAATGCAGAGAAGGATTATCAGGAGGCTCATCAGATTTTACTTGAAAGTGAAAAGCTTCGGGAGGATATGGAGAAGCAGTGGAAGCAATTTGATCAAAAACGGGAAACATTATATAAAAAAGCGGAAGAAAAAGCAGAGAAGGCATTAAATAAAGCGCGGGAAGAAGCAGAATTAATCGTAGATGAAGTCCGTTCGATGAAAAACAACACCCAAATAAAAGAACACGAGTGGATTGAAGCGAAGAAAATGCTCGAGGAAGCCAGACCCAATCTTTCACAGAAACAAGATACAAAAAAAGAATCACCATCTGTCCGAAACAATACAGCATTACACCCAGGTGATGAAATTAAGTTAACCACTATAAACCAGCAAGGTACTGTGCTGGAAAAAGTGAATGAGCACGAATATCTTGTACAAGTAGGAATCATGAAGGTAAAGGTAAAACGCGAGGACCTTCAATTAATCGGTAAACAAAAAGAAACGGTCGAGGAGCCGGTAGCAACGATCAAAGGATCGAACTACCATGTGAAAACAGAGCTGGACCTACGGGGAGAGCGTTTTGAAGATGCAATGTCAAAACTGGAAAAATATATGGATGACGCATTGCTCGCGGGCTATTCCAAGGTATCCATAATCCACGGAAAGGGTACAGGCGCGCTTCGTAAGGGTGTACAGGAATTTGCACGAAATCATACAAGTATTGCCTCATCAAGACCCGGTTCCTCCGGTGAGGGAGGCAGTGGTGTTACGGTAATTGAATTTCGTTAA
- a CDS encoding long-chain-fatty-acid--CoA ligase encodes MDQEKKWQKHYPSEIPTTIGYDEKPLHAFLAESAQRYPEKKALHFMGKEITYNDLYTQTRKMANYMQSLGLKKGDKVAVMLPNSPQAVISYYATLMAGGIVVQTNPLYKERELEHQLKDSGATFIVCLDILLPRVTNVHANTNLKHTIVTGIKDYLPFPKNRLYPFIQKKQYNMVVKVEQSEETHVWQLMMDTSAARYKEVEVDPVNDLALLQYTGGTTGNPKGVMLTHYNLVANVQMCRSWLYKTKEGKEVVLGVLPFFHVYGMTTVMNMSVMQGSKMILLPNFDAEKVLKTIQKQKPTLFPGAPTIYVGLLNHPDINKYDLSSIQACISGSAPLPIEVQEQFEKITNGSLVEGYGLTESSPVTHANFIWGNRVNGSIGVPWPDTDSKIFRLESDEEADIGEVGEIAVKGPQIMKGYWNNQEETDNVLKDGWLYTGDLGFMDDEGYFYVVDRKKDVIIAGGFNIYPREVEEVLYEHEGIQEAVVAGIPDAYRGETVKAYIVLKDGYEIREEELNTYCREHLATFKVPRAYDFREELPKTAVGKILKRQLVEEEKGNQQKESTL; translated from the coding sequence ATGGACCAAGAGAAAAAATGGCAAAAGCATTATCCATCAGAAATACCGACCACGATTGGGTATGATGAAAAGCCCTTGCATGCATTTCTGGCTGAGAGTGCTCAGCGCTACCCAGAAAAGAAAGCGCTTCATTTTATGGGGAAGGAGATAACATACAACGATCTTTACACCCAAACAAGGAAAATGGCAAATTACATGCAGTCCTTAGGGTTAAAAAAAGGGGATAAAGTTGCTGTGATGCTGCCAAATTCACCTCAGGCAGTTATTAGTTATTATGCTACACTCATGGCAGGAGGAATTGTTGTACAAACAAATCCCTTATATAAAGAGAGGGAACTGGAACACCAATTGAAAGATTCAGGTGCAACATTTATTGTTTGTCTGGATATTTTACTGCCAAGGGTCACAAATGTACACGCTAACACAAATTTGAAACATACCATTGTTACAGGGATTAAAGATTACTTGCCGTTTCCGAAAAATCGCTTGTATCCATTTATTCAAAAAAAGCAATATAATATGGTTGTGAAGGTGGAGCAAAGCGAAGAAACGCATGTGTGGCAGTTAATGATGGATACATCCGCTGCCCGCTATAAAGAAGTGGAGGTCGACCCGGTAAATGATTTGGCATTATTGCAATACACTGGTGGAACAACAGGAAATCCAAAAGGGGTTATGCTGACACACTATAATTTAGTAGCAAATGTACAAATGTGCAGGTCTTGGTTATATAAAACAAAAGAAGGGAAGGAAGTCGTTTTAGGTGTATTACCATTCTTCCATGTATATGGTATGACAACAGTAATGAATATGTCCGTTATGCAAGGGTCAAAAATGATTCTGTTACCTAATTTTGATGCTGAAAAGGTTTTAAAAACGATTCAAAAGCAAAAACCAACGTTATTTCCAGGAGCTCCAACTATTTATGTTGGTCTTTTAAATCATCCGGACATAAATAAATATGATTTGTCTTCCATTCAGGCTTGTATAAGTGGTTCAGCCCCATTGCCTATTGAAGTACAGGAACAATTTGAAAAAATTACAAATGGAAGTTTGGTAGAAGGATATGGACTGACGGAATCCTCTCCGGTTACACATGCTAATTTTATTTGGGGAAATCGGGTGAATGGCAGTATTGGTGTACCTTGGCCTGATACAGATTCTAAAATTTTTCGTCTGGAATCCGATGAGGAAGCGGATATAGGTGAAGTTGGAGAAATTGCTGTAAAGGGTCCGCAAATTATGAAAGGTTACTGGAATAATCAGGAGGAAACAGATAATGTATTGAAAGATGGCTGGTTATACACAGGTGATCTCGGGTTTATGGATGATGAGGGTTATTTTTATGTCGTGGATCGCAAAAAAGATGTCATCATCGCTGGTGGATTCAATATTTATCCAAGAGAAGTAGAAGAAGTTCTTTATGAGCATGAAGGAATTCAAGAAGCAGTTGTGGCAGGTATACCGGATGCCTATCGTGGGGAAACAGTGAAGGCCTATATCGTATTAAAGGACGGATACGAGATTAGAGAAGAAGAATTAAACACCTATTGCAGAGAGCATCTAGCCACGTTTAAAGTGCCAAGAGCCTATGATTTTCGAGAAGAATTACCAAAAACAGCTGTAGGCAAGATTCTAAAGCGCCAATTAGTTGAAGAAGAAAAAGGAAATCAACAAAAAGAAAGCACCCTTTGA